Proteins encoded in a region of the Chryseobacterium piperi genome:
- a CDS encoding cytochrome ubiquinol oxidase subunit I, which translates to MDDFIAARAQMAMSLGFHIIFSCVGMVMPFLMAFAHWKYLKTKNEVYKGLTKAWSKGVAILFATGAVSGTMLSFELGLLWPQFMKHAGPIFGMPFSLEGTAFFIEAIAIGFFLYGWDKFNKWFHWFCGFLVGLSGLASGILVVAANAWMNSPAGFDYVNGQYLNIDPIKAMFNEAWFPQALHMTVAAFCATGFAVAGVHAYLIMRKKNVEFHTKAFKIAAGFALIGAFGAPLSGDVAAKSVAKRQPIKLAAMEAHFETEKGAAFVIGGIPDEKKGEINYAIKIPKLLSFLVSNDFNTEVKGLKDFPRDEWPPIAVVHYSFQIMIFFGVIMICIGMIYVYSLFFKKEWLNRNWLLKTFLIATPFGYIALEAGWTVTEVGRQPWIIYGIMRTVDAVTPMPGIQYSFYFFTAIFVSLSLIIIFLLKRQIQMVPKLYDPTDPQFNFKNKKS; encoded by the coding sequence ATGGACGATTTCATTGCAGCTCGCGCACAAATGGCCATGTCCCTTGGGTTTCACATCATTTTCTCTTGTGTCGGTATGGTGATGCCTTTTCTAATGGCATTTGCCCACTGGAAATACCTTAAAACAAAGAATGAGGTCTACAAAGGACTCACCAAAGCCTGGAGCAAAGGAGTTGCCATTTTATTTGCAACCGGAGCCGTTTCGGGTACTATGCTTTCTTTTGAATTGGGACTTCTCTGGCCACAATTCATGAAACATGCCGGACCTATTTTCGGAATGCCCTTTTCTCTTGAAGGAACTGCCTTCTTTATTGAAGCTATAGCCATTGGCTTTTTCCTTTACGGCTGGGATAAATTCAACAAATGGTTCCATTGGTTTTGTGGATTCCTGGTAGGACTTAGCGGCTTGGCTTCTGGTATTTTAGTGGTTGCTGCGAATGCCTGGATGAATTCCCCTGCAGGTTTTGATTATGTTAACGGCCAATACTTAAATATAGACCCGATCAAAGCCATGTTTAATGAAGCATGGTTTCCACAGGCTCTTCATATGACAGTTGCCGCATTTTGCGCAACAGGATTTGCCGTAGCAGGAGTTCACGCCTATCTCATTATGAGAAAGAAAAATGTGGAATTCCATACCAAAGCATTCAAAATTGCTGCTGGTTTTGCCCTTATTGGTGCTTTCGGAGCCCCTCTGAGTGGAGATGTTGCCGCAAAATCTGTTGCTAAAAGACAGCCTATAAAATTAGCTGCCATGGAGGCTCACTTTGAAACAGAAAAAGGCGCCGCTTTTGTGATCGGAGGAATTCCGGATGAAAAAAAGGGCGAGATTAACTACGCTATAAAAATACCTAAACTATTAAGCTTTTTAGTAAGTAACGATTTCAATACAGAAGTAAAAGGGTTAAAGGATTTTCCAAGAGACGAATGGCCTCCTATTGCTGTAGTTCACTACTCTTTTCAGATTATGATCTTCTTCGGTGTCATTATGATCTGTATCGGTATGATTTATGTCTATTCTCTATTTTTCAAAAAGGAATGGCTAAATAGAAACTGGCTCCTAAAAACCTTCCTTATCGCAACACCTTTCGGATACATTGCACTGGAAGCAGGCTGGACCGTTACTGAAGTTGGACGCCAGCCCTGGATTATTTATGGAATTATGCGAACTGTAGATGCTGTTACTCCTATGCCTGGAATCCAGTATTCATTCTATTTTTTCACCGCGATCTTTGTGTCCTTATCATTAATTATTATTTTCCTTCTGAAAAGACAAATACAAATGGTTCCTAAACTTTATGACCCTACCGATCCTCAGTTTAACTTTAAAAACAAGAAATCATGA
- a CDS encoding transglutaminase domain-containing protein, translating into MKKIILIVFSFVTFTFVKSQKHEFLNPPKFNDADLSKQKSALDENAPAEILYKSVHFNIDYSRITLQKTIFYRVKIYDKDKAEDWLNLEVPLYQSGSDQETLSKMKAYTYNLENGNVVTTKVDKSSKYKSKENKYVSITKFAFPNVKNGSVLEYQYEVTSPFLFAIPEILIESDTPSMYTEYVLDTPSNIAYNVNYTGSLNPKHRHVEEKMMYGINYRTYRFGYENLKGFKTEKFIKNDRNYRTKISAELNSTNFKELKLYSSSWDQIKKRLYENEDFGGELKKTILAKDNMPAGISNLNENEKAEAIFKYVQKTFTWNKYSGVKTEDGIKKMLETKTGNAAEINLFLVMLFREAGINADPVAISTVGNGVINLTSPNVSNFNFVLAAVKINDQYHLYDATTKQSSMDMLPPRDWNQFGILLSKDKVQQLTMVNSKPSFNYLTAVAKINENGSVSGTYSDKDTGSYAMFAKENYDDNMEKYKKQYKDNYAIDFTNIESKVLENGDFESTMNFSSDNLIDRVGKKIIINPMLFLNKNSNEFDQAETRRFPIDFISAYTKTKKITFEIPEGYVIEEMPKSKKIVTDDKEIEYSYVAEHKGNKLEVTSTIKVLSPDYPKEYYPAFKQIWGTASKSENQVISLIKK; encoded by the coding sequence ATGAAAAAAATTATACTCATTGTTTTCAGCTTTGTAACCTTTACTTTTGTTAAATCTCAAAAGCATGAATTTCTAAACCCTCCAAAATTTAATGATGCGGATTTATCAAAACAAAAATCGGCACTGGATGAAAATGCCCCGGCTGAAATTCTGTACAAATCTGTACACTTTAATATTGATTATTCAAGAATAACGCTTCAGAAAACTATTTTTTACAGAGTTAAAATTTATGATAAAGATAAAGCTGAAGACTGGTTGAACCTTGAAGTTCCTCTTTACCAAAGCGGAAGCGATCAGGAAACCTTGTCTAAAATGAAGGCTTACACATACAATTTGGAAAATGGAAATGTAGTGACCACAAAAGTTGATAAAAGCTCCAAGTATAAAAGCAAGGAAAATAAATATGTATCAATTACCAAATTTGCTTTTCCTAACGTAAAGAACGGATCTGTCTTAGAATATCAGTATGAGGTGACCTCGCCGTTTTTATTTGCCATTCCTGAAATACTGATAGAATCGGATACTCCGTCAATGTATACAGAGTACGTTTTGGATACTCCTTCTAATATTGCGTATAATGTCAACTATACCGGATCTCTTAATCCAAAACACAGACATGTGGAGGAAAAAATGATGTATGGAATCAATTACAGAACCTATAGGTTTGGGTATGAAAACCTTAAAGGATTTAAAACTGAAAAATTTATAAAAAACGATAGAAATTACAGGACTAAAATCAGTGCAGAATTAAACTCCACCAATTTCAAAGAGCTGAAACTATACTCTTCATCATGGGATCAGATTAAGAAAAGACTGTACGAGAATGAAGATTTTGGAGGAGAATTAAAGAAAACGATATTAGCAAAGGATAATATGCCAGCGGGAATTTCAAATTTAAATGAAAATGAAAAAGCCGAGGCAATCTTCAAATACGTTCAGAAAACCTTTACATGGAATAAATACTCAGGGGTTAAAACTGAGGATGGTATTAAGAAAATGCTGGAAACAAAAACGGGTAATGCAGCTGAAATTAATCTTTTCCTGGTTATGCTTTTTAGAGAAGCCGGAATCAATGCAGATCCTGTAGCGATCTCTACTGTTGGAAATGGGGTTATTAATCTGACGTCACCTAATGTTTCTAACTTCAATTTTGTATTGGCTGCCGTGAAAATTAACGATCAGTATCATTTATATGACGCTACCACAAAACAATCTTCAATGGATATGCTTCCGCCACGAGATTGGAATCAGTTTGGAATTTTACTGTCAAAAGATAAAGTACAGCAATTAACCATGGTCAATTCAAAACCAAGTTTTAATTATTTGACTGCAGTAGCGAAAATCAACGAGAATGGAAGTGTTTCAGGAACCTATTCGGATAAAGATACTGGAAGTTATGCAATGTTTGCAAAAGAGAATTATGATGATAATATGGAGAAGTACAAAAAGCAATACAAAGATAATTACGCTATTGATTTTACGAATATTGAATCTAAAGTTCTTGAAAATGGTGATTTTGAAAGTACCATGAATTTTTCATCAGATAATTTAATTGACCGGGTAGGAAAGAAGATCATCATTAATCCGATGTTATTCTTAAATAAAAACTCTAATGAATTTGATCAGGCTGAAACCAGACGATTTCCTATAGATTTTATTTCTGCCTATACCAAAACAAAAAAGATCACTTTTGAAATTCCGGAAGGCTATGTTATTGAGGAAATGCCTAAAAGCAAGAAAATTGTTACTGATGACAAAGAAATTGAATACAGTTATGTAGCAGAGCATAAAGGAAATAAGCTTGAGGTAACCAGTACCATCAAGGTACTAAGCCCGGATTATCCTAAAGAATACTATCCTGCATTCAAACAGATTTGGGGAACCGCTTCAAAAAGTGAAAACCAGGTAATAAGTTTAATTAAAAAATAA
- the gyrB gene encoding DNA topoisomerase (ATP-hydrolyzing) subunit B has protein sequence MSQKQYTASSIQALEGMEHVRMRPSMYIGDVGVRGLHHLVYEVVDNSIDEALAGYCDTIFVSIKEGNGVEVSDNGRGIPVDFHEKEQKSALEVVMTKIGAGGKFDKDSYKVSGGLHGVGVSCVNALSNEMITTVYRDGNVYQQVYSKGKAQTEVQEIGHSDKRGTKQFFKPDDTIFTELVYNYDTLANRLRELSYLNKGITITLTDEREQLEDGSFRTEIFHSEGGLKEFVAYIDGSRESIMEHVIFMEGERDEIPVEVAMRYNTSFNENLHSYVNNINTHEGGTHLAGFRRALTRTLKKYADDLGVPQKEKVEITGDDFREGLTAVISVKVMEPQFEGQTKTKLGNSEVSGAVDKIVGEMLTNFLEENPNEAKLIVQKVVLAAKARQAAKKAREMVQRKSPMGGSGLPGKLSDCSSKSPEESELFLVEGDSAGGTAKQGRDRHFQAILPLRGKILNVEKSMLHKVYDNEEIKNIYTALGVSVGTEEDSKALNMAKLRYHKVVIMTDADIDGSHISTLILTFFFRYMKELIENGYIYIAQPPLYLLKKGNKKVYAYNEKEREEFTLDMSPDGKGVEVQRYKGLGEMNPEQLWETTLNPEHRILKQVTIDNAVEADSVFSMLMGDEVPPRREFIEKNAKYAKIDA, from the coding sequence ATGAGTCAGAAACAATATACAGCTAGTAGTATTCAGGCATTGGAAGGAATGGAGCACGTTCGTATGCGTCCTTCAATGTACATTGGTGATGTTGGAGTCAGAGGACTTCATCATTTGGTTTATGAAGTAGTAGATAACTCTATTGACGAAGCGTTAGCAGGATACTGCGATACCATTTTCGTTAGCATTAAAGAAGGTAACGGAGTCGAAGTTAGTGATAACGGTCGAGGTATCCCGGTTGACTTTCACGAAAAAGAACAAAAATCGGCTCTTGAGGTTGTTATGACAAAAATTGGAGCCGGAGGTAAGTTTGATAAAGATTCTTACAAGGTTTCAGGAGGTCTTCACGGAGTTGGGGTATCGTGTGTGAATGCACTTTCCAACGAAATGATAACAACAGTTTACAGAGATGGAAACGTTTATCAGCAGGTTTACTCCAAAGGAAAAGCACAAACTGAAGTTCAGGAGATAGGACACAGTGATAAAAGAGGAACAAAGCAGTTTTTCAAGCCGGATGATACTATTTTTACAGAATTAGTATATAACTACGATACTTTAGCAAACCGTTTAAGAGAACTTTCTTACCTTAATAAAGGAATTACGATTACCCTTACTGATGAAAGAGAGCAGTTAGAAGACGGATCTTTCAGAACAGAGATTTTTCATTCTGAAGGAGGATTAAAAGAATTTGTTGCCTATATAGATGGAAGTAGAGAATCCATCATGGAGCATGTGATTTTCATGGAAGGAGAAAGAGATGAGATTCCTGTAGAAGTAGCGATGCGTTATAATACTTCATTTAACGAAAATCTTCACTCTTACGTTAATAATATCAATACTCATGAAGGAGGAACTCACCTTGCAGGTTTCAGACGTGCTTTGACAAGAACGCTGAAGAAATATGCTGATGATCTTGGTGTTCCACAAAAAGAGAAGGTAGAAATTACCGGAGATGATTTCCGTGAAGGATTAACGGCCGTGATTTCAGTAAAGGTAATGGAGCCTCAATTTGAAGGTCAGACTAAGACAAAACTTGGGAACTCTGAAGTTTCCGGTGCCGTAGATAAAATCGTAGGGGAAATGCTTACGAACTTCCTGGAAGAAAATCCTAACGAAGCTAAGCTGATCGTACAAAAAGTTGTTTTGGCTGCAAAAGCAAGACAGGCTGCGAAGAAAGCACGTGAAATGGTTCAGAGAAAATCTCCGATGGGAGGTTCTGGACTTCCTGGTAAATTATCTGACTGTTCATCAAAAAGCCCTGAAGAATCTGAACTATTCTTAGTAGAGGGAGATTCCGCAGGAGGTACTGCAAAGCAGGGTAGAGACAGACATTTCCAAGCAATTCTTCCATTGAGAGGTAAGATTCTGAATGTAGAAAAATCAATGCTTCATAAAGTATATGATAACGAGGAAATAAAGAATATTTATACAGCTCTTGGAGTTTCTGTAGGAACGGAAGAAGACAGCAAGGCCTTGAATATGGCTAAACTAAGATATCATAAGGTTGTAATCATGACCGATGCCGATATTGACGGGTCTCACATTTCTACATTGATTCTTACATTCTTCTTCAGATACATGAAGGAACTTATTGAAAACGGATATATTTATATTGCTCAACCTCCTTTGTACCTACTTAAAAAAGGAAACAAAAAAGTATATGCTTATAACGAAAAAGAACGTGAAGAGTTTACTTTAGATATGTCTCCGGATGGAAAAGGTGTTGAGGTACAACGTTACAAAGGTCTTGGGGAAATGAATCCTGAACAGCTTTGGGAAACAACCCTAAACCCTGAACACAGAATCCTTAAACAAGTAACAATTGATAATGCAGTAGAAGCGGACAGTGTTTTCTCTATGCTAATGGGGGATGAAGTTCCACCAAGAAGAGAATTTATTGAAAAGAATGCAAAATATGCTAAGATTGATGCTTAA
- a CDS encoding cytochrome d ubiquinol oxidase subunit II, translating to MIYVVIGFLWLAICLYVILGGADFGAGIVELFTKKKSRHKTKEIMYQSIAPVWEANHMWLIIAIVILFVGFPEIYTTMSTYLHIPLVLMLVGIIARGTAFTFRNYDAVKDDWQVLYTLIFYYASLLTPFFLGLIAAATVSQSINPDATTFLDLYIFSWLNWFGIAVGLFTIALCAYLASIFSLRETRDKADLDLMIKKSKQTMIFVVITGALVFFTAYISNIPLVTWVFSKPLGIMSIAFATIALGLIFRAMKQRKLLPVRALAGFQVIMILVAATYQHNPDIILLANGNHLSLLEHVAAPKTISALAWALMLGSLFILPFLFYLMFSFSRLRK from the coding sequence ATGATTTATGTAGTTATAGGTTTTCTCTGGCTCGCTATCTGTCTGTATGTAATTTTGGGCGGTGCTGATTTCGGCGCTGGTATTGTTGAATTGTTTACCAAAAAGAAATCCCGTCACAAAACAAAAGAAATCATGTATCAATCTATCGCTCCTGTTTGGGAAGCAAACCATATGTGGCTGATTATTGCTATTGTGATCTTGTTTGTAGGTTTCCCTGAAATCTACACTACGATGTCAACTTATTTGCATATTCCTTTAGTACTTATGCTTGTAGGAATTATAGCAAGGGGTACTGCTTTCACTTTCAGGAATTACGATGCTGTTAAAGACGATTGGCAGGTATTATATACGCTAATCTTCTACTACGCTAGTCTTTTAACTCCATTTTTCCTTGGATTAATCGCTGCCGCCACAGTTTCACAATCTATCAATCCGGACGCTACCACCTTTTTAGATCTGTATATCTTTAGCTGGCTGAATTGGTTCGGTATAGCAGTAGGCCTATTCACCATAGCATTGTGTGCCTACCTTGCCTCTATTTTTTCATTAAGGGAAACACGCGATAAAGCAGACCTGGATTTAATGATCAAAAAGTCTAAACAAACGATGATTTTTGTAGTGATTACCGGAGCTCTCGTATTTTTCACTGCTTATATTTCCAATATCCCGCTTGTAACATGGGTATTTTCAAAGCCTTTAGGTATTATGTCTATTGCTTTCGCAACCATTGCTTTAGGATTAATTTTCCGTGCTATGAAACAAAGAAAGCTGCTTCCGGTACGTGCATTAGCCGGATTCCAGGTTATTATGATCTTAGTAGCAGCTACCTATCAGCATAATCCTGATATTATTCTATTAGCGAACGGAAACCATCTTTCTTTACTGGAACATGTAGCCGCACCCAAAACAATTTCAGCATTAGCCTGGGCTTTAATGCTAGGCTCCTTATTTATTTTACCCTTCTTATTCTATCTGATGTTTTCATTCAGTAGATTAAGAAAATAG
- a CDS encoding DUF3857 domain-containing protein, with translation MMKMLTAGALCIASLYYTQNYPVSAIPENLKKNANAVVRKDWTTVQIDRIDEMKYQINTVTTVLNNDGNAKAQAYIPYEKGDHISDVKVTIYDESGKKVKSYSKSDFGDFANNSQGVFYSDNRFLALSYTPTQYPYTIDFTYQITNSNTVFIPDFVPFTSPNVSLEDSQFKIINKSGIELRTKTYPSLYNYTSVIENGSGNDKIYSYKNVPAIEDAPLIPKPTKILPKVSFALTKFNLEGKQGSINTWKDFGSWYYNSIIQPVSLSTPSIKAEVAALNLQGSKEEKVKKLYQHMQAKTRYIFVALGIGGWQPMLPDEVHKKGYGDCKGLTNYMKILLDEAGIPSYYSVINSGSSIESFDPDFPKMGGNHVILMVPTEKGNIWLENTSQQIAFNHLSFSTTDRNVLSIRKEGIELINTPVYPAEKNKEKQTLLIKLNEDNSISGQGQFAFTGSQYDYSLKYATLSGKEKEESIKDQLGMLHFEKAEMKDFTNDRENAVAQFNLDFKANNYSKYAGSSMIFRAVPIYSNNIYKTEEKRELPFEIMYSFEDEYHISFQIPKNYKVDEVPNDIKLSSEFGTYQLSFVKEGEEIKVNRTMKVNKGVFPKEKYNDYINFRKKTTNMDNSKILITKI, from the coding sequence ATGATGAAAATGCTTACTGCAGGGGCTTTGTGTATAGCCTCTCTGTATTATACTCAGAATTATCCGGTATCTGCAATTCCTGAGAACTTAAAGAAAAATGCGAATGCTGTCGTTCGTAAAGATTGGACCACTGTTCAGATTGATCGGATAGACGAAATGAAATATCAGATCAATACGGTAACAACGGTCTTAAATAATGACGGGAATGCTAAAGCTCAAGCTTATATCCCCTATGAAAAAGGAGATCATATATCAGATGTTAAAGTAACTATTTATGATGAATCAGGGAAAAAAGTAAAGTCCTATTCCAAATCCGATTTTGGAGACTTTGCCAATAACTCTCAAGGTGTTTTTTATTCTGATAATAGATTTTTGGCATTATCCTATACCCCGACCCAATATCCATATACCATCGATTTTACGTATCAGATTACCAATTCTAATACTGTTTTTATACCCGATTTTGTGCCATTTACTTCTCCGAATGTATCTTTGGAAGACAGTCAGTTTAAGATCATCAATAAATCAGGGATTGAGCTTCGTACTAAAACGTATCCTTCCTTATATAATTACACTTCGGTTATAGAAAATGGTAGTGGCAATGATAAAATATATTCCTATAAAAATGTTCCGGCTATCGAAGATGCTCCTTTGATTCCTAAGCCAACCAAAATCTTACCTAAAGTAAGTTTTGCCTTGACAAAATTCAATCTTGAAGGAAAGCAGGGAAGTATCAATACCTGGAAAGATTTTGGATCATGGTATTATAACAGCATTATACAACCTGTATCCTTGTCTACTCCTTCTATCAAAGCGGAAGTTGCAGCGCTTAATTTACAGGGATCCAAAGAGGAAAAAGTAAAAAAGCTATATCAGCATATGCAGGCCAAAACCAGATACATTTTTGTAGCATTGGGGATCGGTGGCTGGCAGCCTATGCTTCCTGATGAAGTACATAAAAAAGGGTATGGAGACTGTAAAGGGCTTACGAATTATATGAAAATATTATTGGATGAAGCGGGTATTCCATCTTATTATTCGGTGATCAATTCAGGTTCCTCCATCGAGTCTTTTGATCCTGATTTTCCTAAGATGGGTGGAAACCATGTTATTTTGATGGTGCCCACTGAAAAAGGCAATATCTGGTTGGAAAATACTTCACAGCAAATAGCTTTTAATCATTTGAGTTTTAGCACAACTGACCGTAATGTTCTTTCTATTAGAAAAGAGGGAATTGAACTGATCAATACACCTGTTTATCCGGCTGAAAAAAATAAGGAAAAACAAACATTGCTCATTAAGCTTAATGAAGATAACAGTATCAGCGGGCAGGGACAATTTGCCTTTACGGGGAGCCAGTATGATTATAGTTTAAAATATGCAACCTTGTCGGGCAAAGAAAAAGAGGAATCGATAAAAGACCAATTGGGAATGTTGCACTTTGAAAAAGCTGAAATGAAAGACTTTACCAATGACAGAGAAAATGCAGTGGCACAGTTTAACCTTGATTTTAAAGCTAATAATTATTCCAAATACGCAGGAAGCAGTATGATTTTCAGAGCTGTTCCTATCTATTCCAATAATATCTATAAAACAGAAGAAAAAAGAGAGCTACCATTTGAAATCATGTATTCATTTGAAGATGAATATCACATCAGTTTTCAAATCCCCAAAAATTATAAAGTTGATGAGGTACCGAATGACATCAAGCTAAGTTCTGAATTTGGGACCTACCAATTGAGTTTTGTGAAAGAAGGAGAGGAAATAAAAGTGAACAGAACAATGAAAGTGAACAAAGGAGTTTTTCCGAAAGAAAAGTATAATGACTACATCAACTTCAGGAAAAAAACAACCAATATGGATAACTCTAAAATTTTAATTACTAAAATCTAA
- a CDS encoding RsiV family protein, with translation MKNTIAVVALSSFFVFTACKKNEPVNTSTEKTVNTEENKQSQKLEIDSVEVSDSIKIGKLLKVSYTSQLLVFPTLKDQKLLDSIYFANEGIKDFSKNGLKSYLEKEKNVYFDSMKRDSDELTGPSQAQDWYSSSHMRLKSNMNDYMHIQYTGSSYEGGAHDNYGFSERVFDLKNNKKVELTDITTMPKNKIEEILMKNIDKINSGITDAEGKVKGSDMLLVKVIPASDNFYFDDKNLYFHYSPYEIAAFAAGDMTIPVSWDDLKGTLKPEFKERMKIQ, from the coding sequence ATGAAAAATACAATAGCAGTTGTAGCGTTATCCTCTTTCTTTGTTTTTACAGCATGTAAAAAAAATGAGCCGGTGAATACTTCGACGGAAAAGACAGTGAATACAGAAGAAAATAAACAATCTCAAAAATTAGAAATAGACTCGGTGGAAGTTAGTGATTCTATAAAAATAGGTAAGCTATTAAAGGTGAGCTATACCTCACAACTTTTGGTTTTTCCTACTTTAAAGGATCAAAAGCTTCTGGATAGTATCTATTTTGCTAATGAAGGAATCAAAGATTTTTCTAAAAACGGACTTAAGAGCTATCTCGAAAAAGAAAAAAATGTTTACTTCGACTCTATGAAAAGAGATAGTGATGAACTTACCGGACCTTCCCAAGCTCAGGATTGGTATTCAAGTTCTCACATGAGGTTAAAATCCAATATGAACGACTATATGCATATTCAGTATACGGGTAGTTCCTACGAAGGCGGAGCTCATGATAATTATGGATTTTCAGAAAGAGTTTTCGATTTAAAAAATAATAAAAAAGTTGAGCTTACCGATATCACCACAATGCCTAAAAATAAAATCGAGGAGATTTTGATGAAAAACATTGATAAGATAAACAGTGGAATAACAGATGCTGAGGGTAAAGTCAAAGGTTCTGATATGCTTTTGGTAAAAGTGATTCCTGCCAGTGATAATTTCTATTTTGATGATAAAAACTTGTATTTCCATTACAGTCCGTATGAAATAGCTGCATTTGCTGCGGGAGATATGACGATTCCTGTTTCATGGGACGACCTTAAAGGAACGCTGAAGCCTGAATTTAAAGAAAGAATGAAGATTCAATAA
- a CDS encoding DUF3298 and DUF4163 domain-containing protein: MKNTIVALSLFSFLAFSSCKKGDSPITPSLQTNAKEAEKLVVDSVKINDSVRINNALSVNYSAKLLVFPEIKDQKLLDSIYFRNQNIADFSKQGLQDFLRKEKENFFKDRKGGSYGGDAGKWYSHFDMNLKNNINDFMHIEYSEDSYYGGAHGSFDFFERVFDLRANTKVTLGDITTISEKDLEKLLMKNIDKVPSGAAKPEGKNSDMLLVKDIPVTDNFYFDDENLYFRYNSYAIASYAAGDITIPVSWEDLKGTLKPEFKERMKIK; encoded by the coding sequence ATGAAAAATACTATTGTTGCCCTATCATTATTTTCCTTTTTGGCCTTCTCTTCCTGTAAAAAAGGAGATTCTCCCATTACACCATCTTTACAGACAAACGCAAAAGAAGCTGAAAAATTAGTGGTAGATTCTGTTAAAATAAATGATTCAGTTCGTATAAATAATGCACTTTCTGTCAATTACTCTGCAAAGCTTTTGGTGTTTCCGGAGATAAAAGATCAGAAGCTTTTAGACAGTATCTATTTTAGAAATCAGAACATTGCTGATTTTTCAAAACAAGGGCTTCAGGATTTTCTACGAAAAGAAAAAGAAAACTTCTTTAAAGATAGGAAGGGTGGAAGCTATGGCGGGGATGCAGGAAAGTGGTATTCACATTTTGATATGAATCTAAAGAATAATATCAATGATTTTATGCATATTGAATATTCAGAAGATTCTTACTACGGTGGAGCTCATGGTAGTTTTGATTTTTTTGAAAGGGTTTTTGATTTGAGGGCAAATACGAAAGTAACCCTTGGTGATATTACCACTATATCTGAAAAAGATCTTGAAAAGCTTCTGATGAAGAATATTGATAAAGTTCCCAGCGGAGCTGCCAAACCCGAGGGGAAAAACTCCGATATGCTTTTGGTGAAAGATATTCCGGTTACAGATAATTTTTATTTTGATGATGAAAATCTATATTTCCGGTATAATTCATATGCAATTGCATCATATGCCGCGGGAGATATTACCATTCCTGTTTCATGGGAAGACCTAAAGGGAACGCTGAAACCAGAATTTAAAGAAAGAATGAAAATTAAATAA